Genomic window (Aquimarina sp. BL5):
GTGGGGTTAAATGCCATCTTAACTTCGTTATTGTATAAAAAACATCCTGCAGAAGTAAAGTTTGTGTTAGTGGATCCTAAAAAAGTAGAACTAACATTATTCAATAAAATAGAGCGTCATTATCTTGCTAAACTACCTGATACAGATGAAGCTATCATAACGGATAATAATAAAGTGATTAACACACTAAACTCTCTTTGTATCGAGATGGATGCCCGATATGATTTGCTGAAAAATGCAATGGTGCGAAATATAAAAGAGTATAATGCCAAATTCAGAGCACGAAAGCTGAATCCAGAAAATGGACATAAGTTTTTACCTTATATTGTTTTAGTAGTAGATGAGTTTGCTGATCTGATTATGACAGCTGGTAAGGAAGTAGAGACACCTATTGCCAGATTAGCGCAATTAGCCCGAGCAATTGGGATACATCTTATTATCGCAACTCAGAGACCTTCTGTTAATGTGATAACAGGTATGATCAAAGCCAATTTTCCAGCGAGAATAGCTTTTAGGGTAACTTCTAAAATTGATTCTCGTACTATTTTGGACACGGGAGGAGCAGACCAGTTAATTGGTCGTGGAGATATGCTATATACACAAGGGAATGATCTAGTTAGGATTCAATGTGCTTTTGTAGATACGCCAGAAGTTGAGAGGATTACAGATTATATTGGTAGTCAGAAAGCATACCCTGATGCACACTTGTTACCAGAGTATATGGGAGAAGAAAGTGGCACAAGTCTTGATATAGATAAAAAAGATAGAGATAAGCTTTTTAATGAGGCAGCAGAAGTTATTGTCACAGCACAGCAAGGTTCGGCGTCTTTATTACAGAGAAAACTTAAATTGGGTTATAATAGAGCCGGAAGATTGATTGATCAGTTAGAAGCTGCAGGTATTGTAGGCCCGTTTGAAGGAAGTAAAGCGAGACAAGTTTTAGTTACTGATTTAATAGCTCTGAAACAATTATTAGACTCAGAGTAATTATAGTAAATTTGTAGAATAAAAGAGATTTTTAAATACACAGAAATAAATAGATGATAAAGAAAATATTTTTTTTAGTAATTACCCTTTTTATTGCTACTGCTCAAGCACAAGATGCAAAACAACTTCTAGATGAAGTATCTACTAAGGTAAGAAGTTACAATAATATTGTCATAGGATTTAAATATGCCTTAAATAATCCTGCAGAAAATGTTTCTCAGGAGACAAGGGGTGATGTTACTTTATTAGGTGATAAATATCTTTTAAACCTAATGGGGACAGAACAGATGTATGATGGTAAAAAATTGCACATTGTTATTCCTGAAGATGAGGAAATTAATATTTCTTCTCAAAATGCGGAAGATGAGGCCAGCGTTACACCATCTAAGATGCTTACGTTTTATGAAGATGGATATACTTCTAAATTAGATATAGTTCAAGATGTA
Coding sequences:
- a CDS encoding outer membrane lipoprotein carrier protein LolA; this encodes MKKIFFLVITLFIATAQAQDAKQLLDEVSTKVRSYNNIVIGFKYALNNPAENVSQETRGDVTLLGDKYLLNLMGTEQMYDGKKLHIVIPEDEEINISSQNAEDEASVTPSKMLTFYEDGYTSKLDIVQDVQGRKIQFVKLIPIDSKSELKEILLGIDKQTKHIYKLILMQNNGTNITITVNSFKTNQPLSKTLFVFDESKYSNYYINRLD